In a single window of the Gadus chalcogrammus isolate NIFS_2021 chromosome 20, NIFS_Gcha_1.0, whole genome shotgun sequence genome:
- the LOC130373032 gene encoding GDP-Man:Man(3)GlcNAc(2)-PP-Dol alpha-1,2-mannosyltransferase-like: protein MEGDDHHHHDHSHHLSMCSCDIIRLLWSLLLPCIYLSLVLSLLLGLVVLGIRAWLQGRRGARGGPDGKKPMIAFFHPYCNGGGGGERVLWCALRALQNRYPGVAFAVYTGDQGVTGEQILEGARQRFNIVLPRPITFVFLSHRAMVEAGSYPHFTLLGQSLGSVFLGWEALTSLVPDVYVDSMGYAFTMPLFRYLGGCMVASYVHYPTVSTDMLSVVRNRNPRFNNADYISANPVLSAVKVLYYCLFALLYGLAGGCSHLVMVNSTWTLGHILALWRAPDRTSVVYPPCDVRSFLELPLEEEEPEEEEEEGWEELGQETGSVVGSGGAGDKKCHSIVSVGQFRPEKDHQLQIRAFRKLLDRKEAEGPEGRESLKLVLIGGCRNEEDEDRVLMLRGLCMELGVADRVEFRLNVPYEELQKELVSATIGLHTMWNEHFGIGVVECMAAGTIILAHKSGGPMLDIVVPHHGAQTGFLADSDDSYAAAMETILALPAAERLEMRRNARLSVERFSDHEFESCFLSATEPLMAGFRP, encoded by the exons ATGGAAGGAGacgatcatcatcatcatgatcataGTCATCACTTATCAATGTGTTCCTGCGATATAATCAG GTTGCTCTGGTCTCTGCTGCTGCCCTGCATCTATCTCAGCCTGGTGTTGagcctgctgctggggctggtggTTCTAGGGATTCGGGCATGGCTGCAGGGCCgccggggggcccgggggggaccCGACGGAAAGAAACCAATGATCGCCTTCTTCCACCCCTACTGTaacgggggtgggggcggggagaGAGTGCTGTGGTGCGCCCTGCGAGCACTGCAGAACCG CTATCCAGGCGTGGCGTTTGCCGTCTACACGGGTGACCAGGGAGTGACCGGAGAGCAGATCCTGGAGGGAGCGCGCCAGAGGTTCAACATAGTCCTTCCTCGGCCCATCACCTTCGTCTTCCTCAGTCACCGGGCGATGGTCGAGGCCGGGTCCTACCCCCACTTCACCCTGCTGGGTCAGAGCCTCGGCTCCGTATTCCTGG gCTGGGAGGCTCTGACCTCGCTGGTCCCTGACGTCTATGTGGACTCGATGGGGTACGCCTTCACAATGCCACTATTCCGCTACCTTGGAGGGTGCATGGTGGCCAGCTACGTGCACTACCCTACCGTCAGCACCGACATGCTGTCTGTGGTGCGCAACAGGAACCCCAG GTTCAACAACGCCGACTACATCTCTGCCAACCCGGTGCTGAGTGCGGTGAAGGTGCTGTACTACTGTCTGTTCGCCCTGCTGTACGGCCTGGCCGGTGGCTGCAGTCACCTGGTGATGGTCAACTCCACCTGGACGCTGGGCCACATCCTGGCGCTGTGGCGAGCCCCCGACCGCACCAGCGTCGTGTACCCCCCTTGTGATGTCCGCTCCTTTCTAGAGCTccctctggaggaggaggagccagaggaggaggaggaggaggggtgggaggagcttgggcaggaaacaggaagtgtggTGGGAAGTGGAGGGGCGGGGGACAAGAAGTGCCACTCTATTGTTTCGGTGGGGCAGTTCCGGCCGGAGAAGGACCACCAGCTCCAGATCCGGGCCTTCCGGAAGCTGCTGGACaggaaggaggcggaggggcCCGAGGGGCGGGAGTCCCTGAAGCTGGTTCTGATTGGTGGATGCCGtaacgaggaggacgaggaccgCGTGCTGATGCTGAGGGGGCTGTGTATGGAGTTGGGCGTGGCCGACCGCGTGGAGTTTAGACTCAATGTTCCCTACGAGGAGCTCCAGAAGGAGCTGGTCAGCGCCACCATCGGCCTGCACACCATGTGGAACGAACACTTCGGGATAG gTGTAGTAGAGTGCATGGCAGCAGGCACCATCATACTGGCCCACAAATCCGGAGGCCCCATGCTGGACATCGTAGTTCCTCACCACGGAGCCCAGACGGGCTTCCTGGCCGACAGCGACGACAGCTACGCCGCCGCCATGGAGACCATCCTGGCACTGCCGGCGGCCGAGCGACTGGAGATGCGCCGCAACGCGCGGCTCTCCGTCGAGCGATTCTCCGACCACGAGTTTGAGTCCTGCTTCCTGTCCGCCACAGAGCCGCTGATGGCTGGATTTCGGCCCTGA